The following proteins are encoded in a genomic region of Montipora foliosa isolate CH-2021 chromosome 10, ASM3666993v2, whole genome shotgun sequence:
- the LOC137972849 gene encoding uncharacterized protein: MINFYTGFPSWKLLEMFISLVKPCADKIKTWSQEQRNRVKQNKDIPVAVNHDTNYAFVSTLCTEDQLFLFLCKIKLGLFEQDLAERFQISISTVSRTLVTWTNYLYFLLGSLPIWPSREQVDKTMPRSFKDAFPTVRVIIDCTEIKVQTPSSLTLHSEFYSNYKSATTLKGLIGISPTGAVSFVSALYTGSISDREITRRSGLVDLLEPNDGVMADKGFTIEDILTPRNCTLNIPPFLREKPQFSADDVKKTQQIAKLRIHVERAIRRAKEYHLFDSIVPLSLFSSINQLWTVCCILTNFKGPLF, translated from the coding sequence atgatcaatttctaTACTGGCTTTCCTTCTTGGAAGCTGCttgaaatgtttatttctttgGTCAAGCCTTGTGCCGACAAAATTAAAACATGGTCACAAGAACAGCGGAATAGagttaaacaaaacaaagacatccCAGTTGCAGTGAACCATGATACAAATTATGCATTTGTTTCTACCCTTTGTACTGAAGatcaacttttcctttttctctgcAAAATCAAACTTGGTCTGTTTGAACAAGACTTGGCAGAGAGGTTTCAAATCTCGATTTCTACAGTAAGCAGAACTTTAGTCACATGGACaaattatctttatttcttACTGGGTTCCTTGCCCATTTGGCCAAGCAGGGAGCAAGTAGACAAGACCATGCCAAGGTCATTTAAAGATGCTTTTCCCACAGTTAGAGTGATAATTGACTGCACGGAAATTAAAGTACAGACACCGTCTTCTTTAACTCTACattctgaattttattcaaaCTACAAGAGTGCTACTACCTTAAAGGGTTTGATTGGTATCTCACCAACCGGAGCGGTATCTTTTGTATCTGCCCTCTACACTGGATCTATAAGCGACCGGGAAATCACCCGAAGATCAGGGCTAGTTGACCTACTAGAACCAAATGATGGGGTAATGGCAGACAAAGGATTTACCATCGAGGATATCTTAACTCCAAGAAATTGCACATTAAACATCCCTCCATTCCTGAGAGAAAAACCCCAGTTTTCTGCAGATGATGTGAAGAAAACACAACAAATCGCAAAGCTGAGAATACACGTGGAACGTGCCATACGTAGAGCAAAGGAATATCACTTATTTGACTCCATTGTTCCACTGTCTTTGTTTTCCTCGATTAACCAACTGTGGACAGTCTGCTGTATCCTAACAAACTTTAAAGGACCATTATTCTGA